The DNA sequence GGCCAGATAtatggagtgcatgactaacatTTGTCCTGTCGAGAAACTCTCccactgagctgtggatctctgcagttcttccagagttaccattcaattcaaattcaattcaaattcaattcaaattcaaagatactttattgatccccgagggaaaattagaattccagtacaacccatccaaacatagatcatgacacaagacaaggggggacgggtcaccgaggctttgctgcccactcacaggcgctgcccttgctagatgagaaaagaggccacattaggaaagtagagggaaaaaaatcatatttcacactttatccttagcaggatacagtttgagattgcaaaaaacctcagaacaaagaagcaacaagttgacaaaacaacatcatgccgggaacggtgaaggtggtgtgaggggtgcatatgtttattttgagcatgtgtgtgtgtgcaagtaagtccatgaagcactgtcacagaggccattgtccttgatggttcgttggaatgttcatcaaccggccacaaagttctgagcaggtccacagatgttctcagggaagggagggtgcagagggagcagagcgtcatgtttacataacttccaggagaagttgatgatagccagccatcaaggccgtgcaggggagccagattcagaaaaacaataattatttgggtttggCTGACTCTTTAATTTTCCGTCatccttgagagtctcgctggtgcttctcaaaggcaaatccaaacagccaaattcctggtctttcgccagatccgagcgaacaactttctccaagatttatcccatttcacccctgagtccaggaaccgcaacctgcctgcgatcctgtataaggatcacatccagtctgtgattcagctcacgtaacatctcagtctgagtgttgatcgctctgaagatcccatcacacatgccaggcagcctcacaatggccagaacaactgctgacattctctgaatttctcgatatgccaggtaaccgctgactccaaaaagcagaaatcctgatatcaaacatccaattaaatacacatcttccacatcctcgactgactttatcgacaaacacacaatcctccacttctgccaggagtccatcgtgtatccggagaaaaacatcccgtccggacaagttgggctctccttcaccctgggAGAGATAGCCCCACTTGTTTTAATGCAACGTTTAGGGATAAAGACAAACCAACAAGAAACCTTTCCGATTttcatatgtaaaaaaaaatacaaaagccagtggaaaaaaataatagcaTCCAAGCACTGCTATGGTAAAAATCAGTCGATGAGGTTTATTAAAGTAATCGTGCAAGAATAGTTTCCACCGGAGTGTCAGTGTGTTTGCTCTGGCTTACACAGTTAGTACAATGCCTTAAACCAAATACAGGAGAAATCCAAAATATATTCCTGAAACCAACAGTTAGAACCTGCTTCTCGGCAAGTCAAGTTATTACGAGAACTGACTTTATTTGTCTGTTCTGTTACAGATTCAGTACCCACTGTAGTTGACAATCTTCTGAACAGGAGCAGATTCTACACAATGTTCACGAGAATAATAAAGACATAATATAACCACAAGTTCAAGACAGTCATAAGACTTTGGCAAGAAACTAATTTTTCCTGCGGACCATGTATTGCTCTTCTTTTGcttcattcctttgtgttggTTGAACTTTGTGTCGATCACATTAAATCTATGTTGTAACGCGTCAAAAGTTAAAAACGTCCAGGGGGTTTGAATACTTATGCAAGGCAATTCATTAACTTTATATCAGAGCAGCTCCGAAGTGTTTTCATTCAAATGTCAACTATATTGTCCACTTGCTGATTTGGCTACATTCACCACATCATCATTCTACATTCTGTCAGTGTTTGAATTTCTTCTCCAACTATAAGCTGTGAGGTGCAGAAACCTCGGACTCATCAGCAGACTGAGAGCAAAACCTGGGAGTTCACCAGGGTCGATACCTGCCCCAAACAGAAAATACAAGAAGAATCACAGTGGGGTGTTGTCATTTGTAGACAAACCTGTTTGTTGTTGGTGTTCAGTGGTACATATTTGTGTGACGACAATTTATTTCACGACTCCACTTTCTGACCTTATGCtccatgtttttacattttacagctAATCTATGAGAGCTTTGCTAGGTATCTGGTGGAGCACAAGGGATACGACAAAGACCTCCTGAATCTGACTCCTGCTGTCTGGGATTTCTGGTAAGTCTCCAGCAGTAGGAGGGTTTACAAGCTGGCAGAGGACATTTCAAGCATTTCCTCTGGTTTGATTAGTttagatgattatggcttacaggcgaTGAAAATCAAGAAtcctgtttctcagaaaatgtctCTCTTTATTGAAGCATTTCACAACAACTGCAAGCCTGagacactttacaagacaaacaggtaCTTTTTAAACACATACATACTGAATCAAATCTGTCCAATCATATTGGTCGATTCAAATTTAGCTATATACTTTACATTCTAATATGATGATAGTTTTAAAATACTAATGACCcataaaaaaagcacaaaaaaaatctgataacTGCTGTTTACTGCAAACCAGCAATGCTACCAGCATTCAGACGTGTGTGCTTTCACAAGCAGAAAAAAGATACTGCAAGCAATGTTATTGTGTTCAATAGGGCTGCAACCCTAATTGATTATtaatcagatagcaaaaggTACTTAATAGgaaatttgttttacagaatttgaaccaggtgaagttAAAGTTATGCCACTTGAGGTCTTGATAAAGCatgtttacagacaaagaaggtttttcatcttaaatgcaaaatgtatatattttttgtacaattgtGGCCTGATTACTAATCTGAGTAGGTTGTCCTTTGAGCAAATTATTTTGGCAGTCCTACCAAATAGATGTAGACACCCGAGTTCAATGCTGGGAGTCCAAGATTTCTGAAAAGTtagaaacaacataaaaagacaAAGCTCACAAACATCCACCTTGGAGTCACCTTACGTAGCACGAGCTGAGGAGCAGCTGATGGCAGAGGACTGCTCATGTTATTTCCTATTGCATTAAAAAAGCCTTTATTTCACAATTATATAGTTAAAACAGCAGCTACATCATTGGCGATTGAAATGCCTCTGCTTTGTGGAGCATCTAAAACATTGCTTTAAAAACATGGAATTGTGATTGTTGAAGTTTTCTTCGAGTAGATTTAAAGgtagtttcattttaaaacgaTATTATTAACTGTAAAACGTTCTATCATGGTaatcattaaaacaaataatcagTATTTGTACTTGCAATAGTTACCGTGCTGAAATAATGAATAACTGAATTTTTACTTCAAGCTTTCCTTCCAGTTATTATTTCACCACATTACAAATTTCAATGAAGAGGAGCTAATTAAATGACCatataaaaatcattttaatgacatttCTAATCACATTTTGAGCTAGATGTTGAAAACATAAGGTCAGATATACACTGAAAGATGTGAAGAGTCATGAGCTAAGGCCTTTAATTTTAggcttgtttttaaatttccatttttttccagttttaaggGGTTAGTTGTGGACCTGGAGGACGGAAACCTTGTGAAGTTGGCTGAAGATGGCACTGTCTTACGGTATGTTCATTTGTCACAAAATTTACACTCAGGTCCCATTGGTTTTTGAACTGtaattctaaaacattttatttaatgatttggttttttttgtttgaatagGGCAACACATGGAACCAATGACCTCAGCACAGAAGAAATCATCAAACATTACGGACCACAACGGGAGTGGAAGCACTTCAACAGCCTAAATACCTCCTTCACAAGATCAGGTGGGAAGGTTACTACCTACGGTAATTTCTCTTTGAAATGTTATCTTTAATATTTGCTGCTCCTATTGCAGGAGTTTCATCACTACACCATTAACTgttatttgtgtatttttgcaGCAAAATACTACTTCTATGACAATTACTTTGATCTGCCAGGTGCTCTGCTCTGTGGAAAAGTGGTGGACATGTTACACAAGGTACTACAGTATATGTTGTAATTCTGCGGGGCATCATATTTGAATACTTTTATATTAATcccctttttgttttccttttttaacagCGAGGGAACGAGGTGAACTCTGACTTTTGGAAAGACATGGTGGCTGCCATTGATCATAATTATAATACATCTGCATTCAAAGGTATCCAGTTCATTTTAAACATACACTGATGATTGAGTTCGAAAGACAAAACAAAGTCACAGATACTTTTCAAAGTCGTACTTTTATTCCATGTTTTTCTCAGTAAGTGGTACATAACTTAACACATCCAATGGGACATAGTTACAAAAAAAGCAGTTTGAAATTCTCCTCCAATGTTCTGTTTGTAGTCACAGTGCTGGTGTAAATGTGCTGATCTCTGATAACATATATTACATCAGTTTTacatatttgtgtttgtaaatttAAAGGAAACCCTTAAACAgacatgaatttaaaaaaaacaaaagaaagcaaacacaaataaaaatccactGTAAATGTTCCAGGCAATTGTAGAGCACCACTTAAGAAATCTTCCAATATCATTCCATGTTTAGTTGTATTTCTAAGACACAAGGTGAACAGGGGACGGGATATATTTGAGCCCTAAATTTCTGAGAAAATATGCGTTTGGGTTGTATTTTTAAACCTTATAACTTGAGTCAGGTTGGTAAATTGTAAAACTGATTCACAATCCTTATTTTAAATTGTGTAAACTGAGTTATTCCTCCGAGCAGTTTAGTGTTTGGAAGGTTTTGAGGTTTATAGGGATTCATTAAATCACGTTGAGGCAATTAGGAACCCAGAGAACCCACAATGAACATTGTCTGCAGCAAATATACCGTTGCTCTCCTCATCGGGAACTTGGATGTAGACTCTGTCACCTTGATGCAGCATAAGAACAGCACTGCCTGCCATCTGATCCAGGAAGCCCTTATTGTATTCATCATAGATGAAAACCATAGGCTCCTCGTTTTTGTAGAGGGCCACCAATGCGTTGGCACCGTTGACATGCATGTGGAAGCTAAAATAGTAAAGGCCTGGGATCTGACAGCTGAACACACCACTGTGGGGGTCATAGTGGTTCTCTCCATTGTAAAGAACCTGGCTGAACTGAATAGGGGTACCAGCAGGGGGGTAGGCCATGGTCAGCACAGCACTAAAAGCAGACATGGGAGCCTTCATCACTTCATGAGGCATCACAACCTCATGGGACTTAATTGGCATGCTCTTTTCATGGTGGTACATCATCTCTCCTGGGGGACCAGGTGGACCAGGAGGACCAGCAGGGCCAGGGTTACCATCATGGCCTCTCTGACCTGGAGGTCCTGGGGGACCCATTGGACCAGATATTCCCTTTGCTGTCAGGCCTGCTGGACCAGGTGCTCCCGGGAGACCTGGGTGGCCCTTAAGTCCAGGGGGACCTGATGGGCCAGGGGGGCCAACTGGTCCTGATTGTCCTGGTAGTCCAGGTTCACCGCTTTTACCTGGTGCTCCTGGGGCCCCTGTGTGTCCTTTAAGTCCAGGTGCACCATTTGCACCAGGACCTCCTGGAGAGCCAGCATGTCCTTGTGAACCCTTTGGACCCTGAGCTCCATGATGACCTGAAACTCCTGGGGGACCTACTGCACCAGGAACACCTGGTTTCCCAGTAAAGCCTTGTGCTCCCTGCTCACCTTTGGATCCTCTTGGGCCTGGTGCACCTACCATGCCAACATCACCTTTGGGTCCTACTGGCCCTGAGTCACCCTGAAATCCTCTTGCACCTTGTGGACCAGCTGGGCCTATTGGGCCGGAAGCACCTGGCTGACCAGTAAATCCAGTTGGACCTGGCTCTCCTTTCTGACCAGTGGTTCCTGGACTTCCTGGAGCTCCTCTGGATCCTGGTATTCCGGGTTCACCTGTCTTGCCAACACCTGGCATGCCAGGGGAGCCTGGCTGACCAGCAGGACCCTGTGGACCCTTAAGCCCCATAGGCCCAGGTGTACCTGGGGTACCATTCTGGCCTGATTTTCCTGGTGCTCCTATACCTGGAGCCCCAGTGTGACCCTTAAGACCTGGTAGACCTGTTGGCCCAGGGGCACCATCTCTTCCTGGCATTCCAGTCTTACCAGATTCTCCAGGATAGCCAGGGGCACCAGGCTTGCCAACTCCAGGTTTGCCAGGCATGCCAGATGGGCCCATTGGGCCAGTTGGACCCGGTGAACCCTGCACCCCAGGAACACCAATCCCTCTCTCTCCTTTTGTGCCAGGAAGACCAGGGATACCAGGATGTCCCTTCAAACCGGGCTCTCCTCTGTGCCCCATTGGACCTGGAAGCCCTCCTGGTCCAGGTTTTCCAACGGCTGAAAGTCCAGCAGGTCCAGGGGTTCCAGGTGTGCCAGGTGAACCTCTTGGTCCCATTTGTCCAGTTGGACCGGTTGCACCTCTGTCACCAGGTGCACCAGGGATTCCTGGTTTTCCAGGAGCACCTGGGGTACCAGGTTTGCCTGCCTGAGAGTGGCCAGGGGCTCCAGGTGTTCCTGGTGGGCCCCGAGGTCCTGTGTGTCCAATACCCCTTTCTCCAGGAGGTCCAGGTGGTCCCATTGGTCCTTGTTCACCTGGGGGTCCTTGAGGACCTTCTCGTCCTACAACAGCTGAAGAATAAAAAGAACCCAGCAGATAAAGCATTAGGCTGCTATACAGTGCAGCTGTAGTGATGTCACAAATCAttgctcttttatttttatcatctggaaaatacagataaaaaaaatgtatgaaataaaaataataatactaaaaGTGTCAGCAACCACTTTGTCCAAGGAATTAAGCAGCTGAAATGGAGATATATTTTAGAAGTTTCTTTTAATCTGAAGCAACCTTGGCCTTTCATTCCTCCTCGTATAACTGCAGCTATGCTATTGTGCTGCACCACAACCTGAGGAAAACACTGCTCCCTATGATTGTGGAGTGGGTTGTGGAGatagcagtgtttttttttcccatcccACAACCTTCACAGGAATGCTGATTTGCAGACACCAACCAGTTCCTGCCCATTGCACTTCCGTGTGGCTGCACTCTAACACACCCTTCCATTTTCTACCCTGCACTGAGGATATAGTCAGCATTCCTCATCATCAGCATCACCCGCTTATGTTTCGTACCAGAAGGTGCAGGTGCATGCATTGAACTGACGCATCGAATATTGCCCTCTAAACTGTTTACCTTAAAACTGATAAGGTGACAGATTTTATTCTCATTCTGTTATATGTTTGATTGAATGATCTCAGTTTCTGAACAAGCGAGCTAATAAAAACGTTTCCCATTAATCTGTTGCAACATAGGTTAATttcaaggaaaataaaatatcttgGCCTATCCATATGTAAATGGTTACTAAATAAAAGGTTTATGTATCAGTTGTGTGTTGAAATAAAAGGTAAATGACCCACCTGGACTTTAAAGCTACTGTGATAAAAAGCATTAAGTTTGCATTCGTGACAGCTGCTAAAATATTGTGTTGTCATTAAATCGTGATTGGCAGAAGGAAAGGCTCCGGTAAACAGCTCTGGTCTGACTTGAAATGATGTTTACTGAAGAAAATACTCTGACAGGTCTGTCATTTCCAGCCACATGGCAGCTGCTGCCTGAATCCTCACCGGAGATGATTACGCCTGAAGTGGACCTCTTGGCAGTCAGTAATAAGACAAACTGAAAGTGATGATGCTAGCCCCAGTGGCTGACCTTGGATCGGAACTTCACTGGCTTAGAAATAAAGTGTAAGGTCCATTTGTCCAAGCTCAGGTGTTTGGCCGTAGTTACGGTGAATTCTGATTTGTAAATTTTATCCACAGGAggaagtatttgctgtatttctACTGCATTTGCTGTGGAGTGAAGCTCCAGTAGATATCCTCAGAAATCTTTGCTAGACTGGACCTGTGAGATCATTTTTCTGCAAGCTTCTATTATTTGCTTCTCTCTGGGTTTGTGGTGTGATTTGGATACTCTGAGGCCTCTGGGTGGGGCAGGCCTGCATCTGTTTTGGAGTTTGGTTGAATCCGAGCACTCAAcctttatttgcagttttatgTTCTTGTAGAGGCCTACAGTCAAACCACATCAACAACTCTGTAAAGACTGAATGCAACGTCTGAATCATTAACTTGGGTGATAAAATACACTAGGCATCTAGCAGGCAGCTGCCTTATGGCAACctcttttgttctttattttattactttatcAAAAACGACAGCCTTTTGTTCTGCCATTCTTTTTATCTAGAGCTTACCCCACCTTGCAGGTGATCTGCTAGATGGGCCTTAATGAACTAGGGTGGCACTGACATTTAAAAGCCAACAGTCTGACTGGGTGTGGATAAAAGGTGTTTTACTGCTAATAGTGCTAGGGGTGATGGTattattgatttgattttacAGCCTACTGAGAACCTATTTGTACGTTTAGAAGAAGTTCTTTTTCAGGGTTTGATCCGGTTATGTAGGATATTTAGAAAAGTGGGAGACGTTATAGTATGAATTAGACTTTACAGTTCAACTTAGATGAATGTAGCGGCACTGATTAGTACAGCCGATGGGTACTTTGTTTCCTGGGCTGATCATAG is a window from the Girardinichthys multiradiatus isolate DD_20200921_A chromosome 15, DD_fGirMul_XY1, whole genome shotgun sequence genome containing:
- the col10a1b gene encoding collagen alpha-1(X) chain; the protein is MDLRVTSLLLVLLALAEGTPERYYTPKVAKVPYPVKSHSVVGREGPQGPPGEQGPMGPPGPPGERGIGHTGPRGPPGTPGAPGHSQAGKPGTPGAPGKPGIPGAPGDRGATGPTGQMGPRGSPGTPGTPGPAGLSAVGKPGPGGLPGPMGHRGEPGLKGHPGIPGLPGTKGERGIGVPGVQGSPGPTGPMGPSGMPGKPGVGKPGAPGYPGESGKTGMPGRDGAPGPTGLPGLKGHTGAPGIGAPGKSGQNGTPGTPGPMGLKGPQGPAGQPGSPGMPGVGKTGEPGIPGSRGAPGSPGTTGQKGEPGPTGFTGQPGASGPIGPAGPQGARGFQGDSGPVGPKGDVGMVGAPGPRGSKGEQGAQGFTGKPGVPGAVGPPGVSGHHGAQGPKGSQGHAGSPGGPGANGAPGLKGHTGAPGAPGKSGEPGLPGQSGPVGPPGPSGPPGLKGHPGLPGAPGPAGLTAKGISGPMGPPGPPGQRGHDGNPGPAGPPGPPGPPGEMMYHHEKSMPIKSHEVVMPHEVMKAPMSAFSAVLTMAYPPAGTPIQFSQVLYNGENHYDPHSGVFSCQIPGLYYFSFHMHVNGANALVALYKNEEPMVFIYDEYNKGFLDQMAGSAVLMLHQGDRVYIQVPDEESNGIFAADNVHCGFSGFLIAST